TGGGAAGGCCCTTGTTCATACCCCAGATCGCGATGTCCATCTGATGGACGCCCTGGTTCCCGATGTCGCCGTTGCCGTATGGCCAGAACCAGTGCCAGTTGTAGTGCACATAATTGGCGTTGTACGGCCGCTCCTGGGCGGGACCCTGCCAGAGGGTCCAGTCGAGCCATTCGGGCGGGGCTTCGTCGGGTTTGAACCCGATCGAATCGCGGTTCTTGTAACACAACGCGCGCGCCATGTAGATGTCGCCAATGACTCCCGCGCGGATACGCTCGATGGCCCGGATCCAGGCGTGATCGGACCGGCTCTGAGTGCCGTGCTGAACGACGCAGTTGTTCTTTTTCGCGGCGTCGATAACGGCCAGGCCCTCGTTGTATTCGTGAGAGACCGGTTTCTCGACGTACACGTGCTTGCCCGCCTGGCAGGCCCACACCGTCCCCAGCGCGTGCCAATGGTTCGGCGTGGCGAACGAGACGGCGTCCACGTCCGCGTCCGCGAACATCTCGCGCATGTCCACGTACGTCTTCGGCCGCTTGCCAAACGTGTCCTGCATGGATTTCGCGTGGCCTTCGAGCACGCGTTTGTCGACGTCGCAGATGGCGACCACTTCCGAGGCCTCGCATTTGCTGAAACCCTCGAGGTGCGAGCCGCCGCGGCTGTGAATGCCCGCGACGCCCATCCGTACGCGCTCGTTTGCTCCGAAGACCTTGCCCTTGCTCATCGCGCCAGCCACGATGACCGCCGCGGCCGACGTGCCTAAAAATTGCCTGCGTGTTACCGGCATAAATCGAATCTCCTTGGTTTGCGACATCCTCGTCTACCCCGCGCCATTCTTGCGCATTTCGTCCGCAAACGCAAACCGGCGGGAACCGGGCCCGGCCCCGTTTCGCCTCCCTTCGGGAGCTCGCCTGCGTCGCCGCGGACCGGGTTCAGCCGCCGGCCTTGTGGGCGAGTTCACCGAACCGGTGGACCACCGCCAGCGCCGGGTCTAAAGGCACTTC
The Candidatus Hydrogenedentota bacterium DNA segment above includes these coding regions:
- a CDS encoding Gfo/Idh/MocA family oxidoreductase is translated as MPVTRRQFLGTSAAAVIVAGAMSKGKVFGANERVRMGVAGIHSRGGSHLEGFSKCEASEVVAICDVDKRVLEGHAKSMQDTFGKRPKTYVDMREMFADADVDAVSFATPNHWHALGTVWACQAGKHVYVEKPVSHEYNEGLAVIDAAKKNNCVVQHGTQSRSDHAWIRAIERIRAGVIGDIYMARALCYKNRDSIGFKPDEAPPEWLDWTLWQGPAQERPYNANYVHYNWHWFWPYGNGDIGNQGVHQMDIAIWGMNKGLPNKVFSMGGRYTYEDQGETPNTQVATLKYPDGTMTVFEVRGRATNAEGDQKVGNLFYGSGGYAVGTRLYDTEGKEIPDEEGAAKPEWGTGDHFQNFINAVLSHDANAVHGNPVDAHLGCAHIHLSNISYRMKTSLEFDPAAQRFIGNDEANAMLTRDYREGFEVPQPA